From the genome of Alosa alosa isolate M-15738 ecotype Scorff River chromosome 20, AALO_Geno_1.1, whole genome shotgun sequence, one region includes:
- the LOC125285666 gene encoding IgGFc-binding protein-like: protein MGDPHFRTFDGYFYNFMGNCTYIMSKNCDIDYHHPPFEVDVTNKVLPNSRLTAVSEVTINIYGFKIQMVRSQLGRITVNGQVWVLPVSFTNTLGTIKMAQSGLSVVLWVDFGMTVQYDWEEYVAVTMPSGFMGKVCGLCGNFNGNKEDDLALSNGTLTKSVTELGRSWMVPSVEGEDYCQDECTGECTECSFGKRMAADMFCGVMTPILDFQFRDCHALIDPSIFFDMCKFDHCRGGGLKDYLCRILQVYTDACQRAGIKVHNWRHLARCADPNCPANSHFEQCGDACQPTCLGNTTCDIPCVQTCICDEGYIRSGNKCISKTKLCLDNKLVE, encoded by the exons ATGGGTGACCCTCATTTCCGCACGTTTGATGGCTATTTCTACAACTTCATGGGAAACTGCACCTACATCATGAGCAAGAACTGTGATATAGACTATCACCATCCCCCCTTTGAGGTTGATGTCACAAACAAGGTCTTGCCTAATTCTCGGCTCACTGCAGTCAGTGAGGTCACCATCAACATCTACGGCTTCAAAATCCAAATGGTTCGGTCACAACTTGGCAGAATAACA GTCAATGGTCAGGTGTGGGTTCTGCCAGTCTCATTCACCAACACCCTGGGAACAATCAAGATGGCGCAGAGTGGTCTTTCAGTGGTGCTGTGGGTGGACTTTGGGATGACCGTGCAGTACGACTGGGAAGAGTATGTGGCAGTGACCATGCCCAGTGGCTTCATGGGAAAAGTCTGTGGTCTGTGTGGCAATTTCAACGGAAACAAGGAAGACGACCTCGCCTTGTCCAATGGCACTCTGACTAAAAGTGTCACTGAATTGGGTCGGAGCTGGATGGTTCCAAGCGTAGAGGGTGAAGACTACTGCCAGGACGAGTGCACAGGCGAATGCACAGAGTGCAGCTTTGGCAAGCGTATGGCAGCCGATATGTTCTGTGGTGTGATGACACCCATTCTGGACTTCCAGTTCAGGGACTGCCATGCCCTCATCGACCCCAGTATCTTTTTTGACATGTGCAAGTTTGACCACTGCAGGGGCGGCGGACTGAAGGACTACCTGTGCAGGATACTGCAGGTGTATACTGATGCCTGCCAGAGAGCTGGGATCAAAGTCCATAACTGGAGACACCTGGCACGATGTG CTGATCCTAACTGTCCAGCGAACAGCCATTTTGAACAGTGTGGAGATGCATGCCAACCCACGTGTCTTGGCAACACAACATGTGACATCCCTTGTGTTCAGACTTGTATCTGTGATGAGGGCTACATACGCAGTGGCAACAAATGTATCAGCAAAACTAAGCTCTGCTTAGACAACAAATTAGTTGAATAA